From Kitasatospora sp. MAP12-44:
GGACATCCGTCCGTCAGGATCCTTGGGCGGTTTGGAAGACTTGCTCAACCCCGGTCCTCAACTCGTGCGTCGTGGCCCGCCGGACGGCGGACCACGGTGCGGCCGACCGCTCAGCGCGGGCCGGGTGGGCTTCTGCTCGGTGACCGGCCGCGCGGTGGAGGCATCACCGGGTGCGGCCTTGATGGTCCTGGTCGTCTCGGCCCCGGCCCCGGCGGCCTGCGCCGCCGGCGGGGCGACGTCCGTGCGCAGCGCCTTGGTCTCGCTCTTGAGGATGCGCAGGGACTCGCCCAGCGACCTGGCCAGCTGGGGCAACCGCTTCGCACCGAAGAGCACGGTGACCATCCCGGCGATCAGGAGGAACTCCACGATCCTGCCCATGGGCGAAGCCTTCCTGAACGAGAGCGGTACCCGGCCCTGACCACGGGCGGACGGGACGACGTGGCCGCGGGTACACCGGACCACCGTGAGAGCCTAACCCGCGCGCAGGAGCCGAACGAGCCCCCCGGCATACACCAGCAGGTGAAGTTTGGGAGCGACGAACCGCGCTCGCTCAGCCCTGGACGGTCCCGGCCAGCTCGGTGCAGGCCTCGGTGAGCGTGCGGGCCGCGGTGTCCACCTCACGCGACAGCACCCGGACATCCAGCCACAGCCGCATCCCGAGCACCCCCAGCACCAGCAGCCCCACGGTCCCGAGCCCGACGACCGCCACAATGGTCCACGGCATGACGGCCGCCTCCTCTTCCTCCGGTGACGCTTATCCCTCGACCGGGACGAGCCGCATGGTGCTCACCCCGGCGCCGGTCAGCGCCGCGACGATCTTCTCACCGGCGGGCTTGCGCACCGCCGCACCGCAGACCGGGCAGCTGAAGCTGTAGAAGGTCCGCTCCTTGGTCCGCCCCAGCGCCAGCCGGAACTCCGAGGCCGCCAGCTCGACCTTCTCCCGGCACTGCGAGCAGTAGACCTTGAACCTGGTCTCCTCGCCCTCCACGTCAGTGCGTCCCACCCTGGTAGCCCGCCAGCGCGGCCAGCGCCGCCTCACGGGCCTGCTCCGCCAGCGGGGCCGGCGAAACGATCCGCCCGTCCCGGCCCAGGCGCAGTGCCAGGGTGCGCAGGCCCGAGGGATCGGAGCTGCGCAGGGTGATCCGCAAGCCCCCGTCGGGCAGTTCCTCGGCCACGTCGTGGGTGTAGTACTCGGCCACCCAGCGACCGCCGGCGCCGACCTCGACGACCACCTCGGGGTCGTCCGCGCCCGGGTTCACCAGGCCCTGCGAGAGGTCGCGCGGCTCCAGACGCGGCGGGCGGGCGGGCTCGTCCAGCAGCTTGACCTCGGCCACGCGGTCGAGCCGGAAGAGCCGGCGGTCCTCCGAGGTCCGGCACCAGCCCTCCAGGTAGGTGTGGCCCTCGGTCACCAGGCGGATCGGGTCCACCTCGCGCTCGGTCATGCCACCGCGCCCGTGCGAGTAGTAGCGCAGCCAGATCAGCCGGCCCTCGGAGAGCGCGCGGTCGATGTCGGCGAAGACCTGGCCCTCGGCCTCGAAGGTCACCCCGACCCGGGCGCTGCCCTCGGCGCTCTCCCCCGCCGCGTTCTCGATCTTGGCGACGGCGCGGGTGAGCGCCTCGCGGTCACGGGCGCGCAGGCCCGGCAGCCCGGCCACCGCGCGGGCGGCCACCAGCAGCGCCGTCGCCTCGTCGGCGGCCAGCCGCAGCGGCTGGGCCACATCGTCGACGTTGTGCCACCAGATCCGCTCGCCGTCGGTGTCGATGTCCAGCAGGTCGCCGCCGCGGAAGCTGGTGCCGCACATCGGCAGCACGTTCAGGTCCGCGATCAGCTCGCGCTCGGTGATCCCGAACGCCCGGGCCACCTCGGCGACCTCGGCGCCGGGGCGCTCGCGCAGATAGGTGACCAGCGAGAGCATCCGGCGGGTCTGGTCGATGGCGTTGCTCACCGGGAGGCTCCTTCGGAGGCTGCTGCTTCGGCGGGCAGGCCGGCCACCGCGCGCAGCCGGTCGATGACGTCGGCCCGCAGGTCGTCCGGCTCCAGGACGACCAGGTCCGGCCCGAACTCGGCGAGGTCGGCGCCCAGCCCGTGGCCGTAGGGGATCTCCAACTCGTCCCAGACCGCGTCGACCTGACGGGTCGCCAGCGCCTTGG
This genomic window contains:
- a CDS encoding twin-arginine translocase TatA/TatE family subunit → MGRIVEFLLIAGMVTVLFGAKRLPQLARSLGESLRILKSETKALRTDVAPPAAQAAGAGAETTRTIKAAPGDASTARPVTEQKPTRPALSGRPHRGPPSGGPRRTS
- a CDS encoding WYL domain-containing protein, with product MLSLVTYLRERPGAEVAEVARAFGITERELIADLNVLPMCGTSFRGGDLLDIDTDGERIWWHNVDDVAQPLRLAADEATALLVAARAVAGLPGLRARDREALTRAVAKIENAAGESAEGSARVGVTFEAEGQVFADIDRALSEGRLIWLRYYSHGRGGMTEREVDPIRLVTEGHTYLEGWCRTSEDRRLFRLDRVAEVKLLDEPARPPRLEPRDLSQGLVNPGADDPEVVVEVGAGGRWVAEYYTHDVAEELPDGGLRITLRSSDPSGLRTLALRLGRDGRIVSPAPLAEQAREAALAALAGYQGGTH